In Geopsychrobacter electrodiphilus DSM 16401, a single window of DNA contains:
- a CDS encoding lysophospholipid acyltransferase family protein — MNISLIRRLWALLAAYVFGFYASLLNRFSASGVENIPSHGGVLIASNHISGFETICLPWILLRAFPLQMIWAPAKEELFRNPFLSALFRSWGAFPVRRGRDLKAGKQLGQLLETEKVMLFPEGTRHKDGNLGKGNRGVGKLIYDNRPVVIPTALTGLNHWKFVALGQKAHVSFGAPLDFTDLFALDDCKETHIAIVERLMAAIAVQLAANMGAESL; from the coding sequence GTGAATATATCACTCATCCGTCGTCTATGGGCACTGCTCGCGGCCTATGTCTTTGGTTTTTATGCCTCCCTGCTGAATCGATTTTCGGCCAGTGGCGTTGAAAACATTCCGTCACATGGCGGGGTGCTGATCGCTTCAAATCACATCTCCGGCTTTGAAACCATTTGCCTCCCCTGGATATTGTTGCGCGCCTTCCCCTTGCAGATGATCTGGGCCCCGGCCAAGGAAGAGTTGTTCCGCAATCCGTTCCTGAGTGCTCTGTTCCGCAGCTGGGGGGCGTTTCCCGTGCGCCGGGGACGTGATCTTAAAGCGGGAAAACAGCTGGGGCAGTTGCTCGAAACCGAAAAAGTGATGCTCTTTCCCGAGGGGACCCGGCATAAGGATGGCAACCTCGGCAAGGGGAATCGTGGCGTCGGTAAGCTGATTTACGATAATCGGCCGGTGGTGATTCCGACGGCGCTGACCGGCTTGAATCATTGGAAGTTTGTCGCGTTGGGGCAGAAAGCACATGTCAGCTTCGGCGCGCCGCTGGATTTTACCGATCTTTTTGCCCTTGACGACTGCAAGGAGACACATATCGCGATTGTCGAACGCCTGATGGCGGCAATAGCCGTCCAACTCGCGGCCAACATGGGCGCTGAGTCCCTATGA
- a CDS encoding MFS transporter, giving the protein MKLVAKIPFHYGWMIVLSGALTLFACLGLARFAFGLLLPAMHQALSLGYDQMGLISTGNFVGYLISVALSPLLIRRFGPRAVICAGLLLVFFSMLLISRSQTLGALTLFYGLVGAGSGFANIPTMVLVSHWFRRNKRGLAAGLIIAGNGMAIIVAGLAVPAINAAYGWRSSWLGLALVSLLAAAVALLVVRNDPAELGLEPYGQFEAVRTGDFQAHAGTKILLQLGIIYLIFGLTYMVYGTFIVTTMVDEFGFSEAAAGRLWSWVGFFGLFSGVVFGTVSDRIGRRNGMVLVYGMFTCAYLLAGFGGHLGAWALWLSVICYGSVLFAVPTIMAAAVTEYLGLERAASGFSALTLFFAAGQIIGPGSAGLLAEISKTFVPSYLVSAGLTALAILLTLKLKNPQA; this is encoded by the coding sequence ATGAAGCTCGTGGCGAAAATCCCCTTTCATTACGGCTGGATGATTGTCCTGTCTGGAGCCCTGACCCTGTTTGCCTGTCTCGGCCTGGCGCGCTTCGCCTTTGGGCTGCTGCTACCCGCGATGCATCAGGCGCTGAGCCTTGGATATGATCAGATGGGTCTGATCAGCACTGGTAACTTTGTCGGCTACCTGATTTCGGTGGCATTGTCGCCGCTGCTGATCCGCCGTTTTGGGCCGCGGGCGGTGATCTGTGCCGGTCTGCTGCTGGTCTTTTTCAGTATGCTGTTGATCAGTCGCAGCCAAACCCTCGGTGCATTGACCCTCTTTTATGGACTGGTGGGGGCGGGGAGCGGGTTTGCCAACATTCCGACCATGGTGCTGGTTTCGCACTGGTTTCGGCGCAATAAGCGCGGCCTGGCGGCCGGGCTGATCATCGCCGGCAATGGCATGGCGATTATTGTCGCCGGGTTGGCAGTTCCGGCGATCAATGCCGCCTACGGCTGGCGCAGCAGCTGGCTGGGTTTGGCCCTGGTGAGTCTCCTCGCTGCGGCGGTGGCCCTGCTGGTGGTGCGCAACGATCCGGCTGAGCTCGGGCTCGAACCCTATGGCCAGTTTGAAGCGGTCAGGACCGGTGATTTTCAGGCCCATGCCGGGACCAAAATTTTGCTGCAACTCGGGATTATCTATCTGATTTTCGGCCTGACTTACATGGTCTATGGCACCTTTATCGTTACGACCATGGTTGATGAGTTCGGATTCAGCGAGGCGGCTGCCGGCCGACTCTGGTCATGGGTCGGGTTCTTCGGGCTGTTCTCGGGGGTGGTGTTCGGTACGGTGTCAGATCGCATCGGGCGTCGTAACGGCATGGTGTTGGTTTATGGCATGTTCACCTGCGCTTATCTGCTGGCCGGTTTTGGCGGCCACCTCGGCGCCTGGGCGCTCTGGCTGTCGGTGATCTGTTACGGCTCGGTGCTGTTTGCGGTGCCGACCATCATGGCTGCAGCAGTGACCGAATATCTCGGGCTGGAACGTGCTGCCAGCGGCTTCAGCGCCCTGACGCTGTTTTTTGCCGCGGGCCAGATTATCGGGCCGGGCAGCGCCGGGCTGCTCGCCGAAATCAGCAAGACCTTCGTGCCGAGTTATCTGGTCAGTGCCGGTTTGACGGCGCTGGCGATTCTGCTGACGCTGAAATTAAAAAATCCACAAGCTTAG
- a CDS encoding nitroreductase family protein → MLDFKIDREKCISCGGCAADCPALIIDMQNGYPLIHPSKERLCYRCQHCLAICPTAALSILGRDPRQSTLLAGNLPRPEQLATLIRGRRAVRRYLDENLDPGLIHDLLQTAGHAPTGHNARRVTFSVVEDREVMAQLREVAYRGIKEAVDKEQLPARLSFFRGFVQTWEQSGIDVVFRGAPHLLITSAPKRLGSPEADCLIALSSFELLAQCQGIGTLWNALATWTIEKVVPQLRTRLGIPDDHMIGYCMSFGLPAINYHRTVQHDPPSITRITRLKEEK, encoded by the coding sequence ATGCTCGATTTCAAGATTGATCGCGAAAAGTGCATCAGTTGCGGTGGCTGCGCTGCTGACTGCCCGGCGCTGATTATTGATATGCAGAATGGCTATCCGCTGATTCATCCGAGTAAAGAGAGGCTCTGTTACCGCTGTCAGCATTGTCTGGCGATCTGCCCCACCGCAGCCCTTTCGATTCTGGGGCGTGACCCCCGACAGAGCACCCTGCTGGCCGGGAATCTGCCCCGGCCGGAACAGCTGGCAACCCTGATCCGCGGGCGGCGGGCGGTGCGTCGTTATCTCGATGAAAACCTCGATCCAGGCTTGATTCACGATCTGTTACAGACCGCTGGCCACGCGCCGACGGGGCACAATGCGCGCCGGGTCACCTTTTCTGTGGTCGAAGATCGTGAAGTCATGGCGCAGTTGCGTGAGGTGGCCTATCGAGGAATTAAAGAGGCCGTTGACAAAGAGCAGTTACCTGCCCGCCTCTCTTTCTTCCGTGGATTTGTCCAGACCTGGGAACAGAGCGGCATCGACGTGGTCTTTCGCGGCGCTCCGCATCTGCTGATAACCAGCGCACCCAAACGCCTGGGCTCACCCGAAGCGGACTGTCTGATCGCGCTGAGCAGTTTTGAGCTGCTGGCTCAGTGTCAGGGGATCGGCACTTTGTGGAATGCTCTGGCGACATGGACCATCGAAAAGGTCGTCCCCCAATTGCGGACCCGGCTCGGCATCCCGGACGATCATATGATCGGCTACTGCATGTCTTTTGGTCTGCCCGCGATCAACTACCATCGCACTGTGCAACATGATCCGCCATCGATTACCCGGATTACACGTCTGAAGGAAGAAAAATGA
- a CDS encoding LysE family translocator codes for MIDSSLWTFIFFAGILTLTPGADTLLVIRNVLGGDVRTGILTTAGICSGLFFHALLSALGVSLILMASATLYSMLKIAGALYLGWLGVQSLRSAVKAEPELQVSAGHARPRSMRRSYVEGVMSNVLNPKTAVFYLAFLPQFIHPTDPVLLKSLFLAGIHFTMAFLWLSLVALLLDRYRSVLLSSALHRWLEGVCGVLLLGLGVRLMLAKR; via the coding sequence ATGATCGATTCATCACTCTGGACCTTTATTTTTTTTGCCGGGATTCTTACCCTGACCCCCGGCGCCGACACCCTGCTGGTGATTCGTAATGTTTTAGGTGGCGATGTGCGCACCGGGATCCTGACAACTGCCGGTATCTGTAGTGGGTTGTTCTTTCACGCCCTGCTCTCGGCGTTGGGGGTGTCACTCATTCTGATGGCTTCTGCGACCTTGTACAGCATGCTTAAAATTGCCGGCGCTCTTTATCTTGGCTGGCTCGGGGTTCAATCCTTGCGCAGTGCGGTGAAAGCGGAGCCCGAACTGCAGGTTTCGGCCGGACACGCCCGCCCGCGTTCGATGCGGCGCAGCTATGTCGAAGGGGTGATGAGTAATGTATTAAACCCCAAAACCGCGGTCTTCTACCTCGCCTTTCTACCGCAGTTTATTCATCCCACCGACCCGGTGCTGCTCAAGTCGCTGTTTCTGGCGGGCATCCATTTCACCATGGCGTTTTTATGGCTGAGTCTGGTTGCTCTGTTGCTCGACCGTTATCGGTCGGTGCTGCTCTCATCGGCGCTGCATCGCTGGCTCGAAGGGGTGTGCGGGGTGTTGCTGCTGGGATTAGGGGTGCGGTTGATGCTGGCGAAGAGATAG